The Sphingomonas alpina genome has a segment encoding these proteins:
- the paoA gene encoding aldehyde dehydrogenase iron-sulfur subunit PaoA, with product MSDPQALAMTRRGILTTGVAGVAVASTPAAALTETAPSPAAPPPTMKVTLKVNGKAGALDLDTRTTLLDALREHWKLTGTKKGCDHGQCGACTVIVEGRRINSCLTLAVMHDGDEITTIEGLGSPGDLHPMQAAFVQHDGFQCGYCTPGQICSAVSVLKEIRDGIPSHVSGDIVAAPQMTAHEMRERMSGNICRCGAYSNIIEAMLDVAKGVKA from the coding sequence ATGTCCGATCCCCAAGCTCTCGCAATGACCCGGCGCGGTATCCTCACCACTGGTGTGGCCGGTGTCGCGGTCGCCTCCACCCCCGCTGCTGCGCTGACCGAGACCGCACCCTCGCCCGCCGCGCCGCCGCCGACCATGAAGGTCACGCTCAAGGTCAACGGCAAGGCCGGCGCGCTCGATCTCGACACACGCACCACTTTGCTCGACGCATTGCGTGAGCATTGGAAGCTCACCGGCACCAAGAAGGGCTGCGACCATGGCCAGTGCGGTGCGTGTACGGTGATTGTCGAGGGGCGGCGGATCAACTCCTGCCTGACGCTCGCGGTGATGCATGACGGCGATGAGATCACCACGATCGAGGGGCTGGGCAGCCCCGGCGACCTGCACCCGATGCAGGCCGCATTCGTCCAGCATGACGGCTTTCAGTGCGGCTATTGCACGCCGGGCCAGATCTGCTCGGCGGTGTCGGTGCTGAAGGAAATCCGCGACGGCATTCCCAGCCATGTCAGCGGCGATATCGTCGCCGCGCCGCAAATGACCGCGCACGAGATGCGCGAGCGGATGAGCGGCAATATCTGCCGCTGCGGCGCCTATTCGAACATCATCGAAGCGATGCTCGACGTGGCGAAAGGAGTGAAAGCATGA
- a CDS encoding FAD binding domain-containing protein: MKAFTYERASTPAEAAAMVVRNPGSRFIAGGTNLLDLMKLQIETPQHLVDVNHLKLDTIEATPEGGLWIGALVRNTDLAADKRVRKDYGVLSRALLAGASGQLRNKATTAGNLLQRTRCPYFYDTTKPCNKRQPGAGCAAIGGFNRIHAVLGASDQCIATHPSDMAVAMRLLDAKVETVDASGTARSIPIADFHRLPGATPEVETALVPGELITGVTLPAPIGGVHSYHKVRDRASYAFALISVAAVIEPGGRGGRLAFGGLAHKPWRVEAAETNIPSGAKATAAGVLAGARTTPQNAFKLPLVERTLAAVFAEAKG; this comes from the coding sequence ATGAAAGCCTTCACCTATGAACGCGCCTCGACCCCGGCCGAGGCCGCGGCAATGGTCGTACGCAATCCCGGTTCGCGCTTCATTGCCGGCGGCACCAATCTGCTCGACCTGATGAAGCTGCAGATCGAAACCCCGCAGCATCTGGTCGATGTCAATCACCTGAAGCTCGACACAATCGAGGCGACGCCGGAGGGCGGGCTGTGGATCGGAGCACTGGTGCGCAACACCGATCTTGCCGCCGACAAGCGCGTACGCAAGGATTATGGCGTGCTGTCGCGCGCCTTGCTTGCCGGGGCGTCGGGCCAGTTGCGCAACAAGGCGACCACCGCCGGCAATCTGCTCCAGCGCACTCGCTGTCCCTATTTCTACGACACGACCAAGCCGTGCAACAAACGCCAGCCCGGTGCCGGCTGCGCCGCGATCGGCGGGTTCAACCGCATCCATGCGGTGCTCGGCGCCAGTGACCAGTGCATCGCCACGCATCCGAGCGATATGGCGGTGGCGATGCGGCTGCTTGATGCGAAGGTCGAGACGGTCGACGCCAGCGGCACCGCCCGCTCGATCCCGATCGCCGATTTCCACCGCTTGCCCGGCGCCACGCCCGAGGTCGAAACCGCGCTCGTTCCGGGCGAGTTGATTACCGGCGTCACCCTGCCCGCGCCGATCGGCGGCGTGCATTCCTATCACAAGGTCCGCGACCGCGCGTCCTATGCCTTCGCGCTGATCTCGGTCGCGGCGGTGATCGAGCCCGGCGGGCGTGGTGGGCGGCTCGCCTTTGGCGGCCTGGCGCACAAGCCGTGGCGGGTCGAGGCGGCCGAGACGAACATCCCGAGCGGCGCGAAAGCGACCGCCGCCGGGGTGTTGGCCGGCGCGCGCACCACGCCGCAGAACGCCTTCAAGCTGCCGCTGGTCGAGCGCACGCTCGCCGCTGTGTTCGCCGAAGCGAAGGGCTGA